One segment of Zhihengliuella halotolerans DNA contains the following:
- a CDS encoding aldose 1-epimerase family protein, with translation MTAREYSPSSMYAPSTPSGACISGEQFSIRRGGAEATIAALAGALRVYRREGVDLVESFDAESTPPFASGILLAPWPNRVAGAVWDLDGAPQQLDVTEAATGNAIHGLLRNTGYRALAHETHAVTLAAEIFPQHGYGYRLTHTARYELDADGHLSVTQRLAHHASLGGGPAPAALGAHPFLRVGDVPTDDLRLTTSATTFLPVDAAMIPVGVEDAAGDMDFRAGRTLGGFRTDTAFSGLELDDDGRYHHRLDAPDGRGVELWADATCPYVHIFVTDKFPGREAAIAIEPMTAPANTFNTGEGLTWLAPGEELVARWGITSWL, from the coding sequence ATGACCGCGCGCGAGTATTCACCCAGTAGCATGTACGCACCCTCGACTCCATCGGGCGCCTGCATCTCCGGCGAGCAGTTCTCCATCCGGCGCGGGGGAGCGGAGGCCACCATCGCGGCCCTCGCCGGCGCCCTGCGCGTCTACCGCCGTGAGGGCGTCGACCTTGTCGAGAGCTTCGACGCGGAGTCGACTCCGCCGTTCGCCTCCGGCATCCTCCTCGCGCCCTGGCCGAATCGCGTGGCCGGCGCCGTCTGGGATCTCGACGGCGCGCCCCAGCAGCTCGACGTCACCGAGGCCGCCACCGGAAATGCGATCCACGGCCTACTGCGCAACACCGGCTACCGCGCTCTCGCCCATGAGACCCACGCGGTGACGCTCGCTGCGGAGATCTTCCCGCAGCACGGCTACGGCTACCGTCTGACGCACACCGCGCGCTACGAACTCGACGCCGACGGCCACCTCTCTGTCACCCAGCGTCTGGCGCACCACGCCTCTCTCGGCGGCGGCCCGGCCCCCGCGGCCCTCGGGGCCCACCCCTTCCTGCGCGTCGGCGACGTGCCGACGGACGATCTGCGCCTGACGACCTCCGCCACCACCTTCCTACCGGTCGACGCGGCGATGATCCCGGTCGGCGTCGAGGACGCCGCCGGCGACATGGACTTCCGCGCCGGCCGCACGCTCGGCGGCTTCCGGACGGACACCGCCTTCAGTGGACTCGAGCTCGACGACGACGGCCGATACCACCACCGCCTCGACGCCCCCGACGGCCGGGGAGTCGAGCTCTGGGCCGACGCCACATGCCCGTATGTGCATATCTTCGTGACCGACAAGTTCCCGGGCCGGGAGGCCGCCATCGCGATCGAGCCGATGACCGCCCCGGCCAACACCTTCAACACCGGTGAGGGGCTGACCTGGCTCGCTCCCGGCGAGGAGCTCGTCGCACGTTGGGGAATCACCTCGTGGCTGTAG
- a CDS encoding Bax inhibitor-1/YccA family protein, translating into MALGGNPVFSSRNFREQTGGGVAAGPRSSQDMSADQLRDLYSQPSASPAQTGRMTYGDVINKTILCFVGILAGAVVGWQLPGLMLIGLIVGLVLGLVNSFKKEPSPALIMLYAVAEGLFLGGLTGVLNAQFPGIATQALAATLSVFAVTLVLYRSGKYRATPKMTRIFMIAMGAYLVFSLVNLGLMMFGAIEGMFGMRDGVLGLVIGALAVLLATYALVLDFTSIQQGVENGAPAKYSWSAAFGLTVTMVWLYVEILRIIAILRGDD; encoded by the coding sequence ATGGCACTTGGGGGAAACCCGGTCTTCAGTTCGCGGAACTTCCGTGAGCAGACGGGAGGCGGCGTGGCCGCCGGCCCGCGTTCGTCGCAGGACATGAGCGCCGACCAGCTGCGCGATCTCTACAGCCAGCCGTCCGCGTCCCCGGCCCAGACCGGCCGCATGACCTACGGCGACGTCATCAACAAGACGATTCTCTGCTTCGTCGGCATCCTGGCCGGCGCCGTCGTCGGCTGGCAGCTGCCGGGCCTGATGCTCATCGGCCTCATCGTGGGTCTGGTCCTGGGTCTGGTGAACAGCTTCAAGAAGGAGCCGTCACCGGCCCTCATCATGCTCTACGCGGTCGCGGAGGGCCTCTTCCTCGGCGGGCTCACGGGCGTGCTCAACGCGCAGTTCCCGGGCATCGCCACCCAGGCGCTGGCGGCCACCCTCTCGGTGTTCGCCGTGACGCTGGTGCTCTACCGCTCGGGCAAGTACCGCGCGACGCCGAAGATGACCCGGATCTTCATGATCGCGATGGGTGCCTACCTGGTGTTCTCGCTCGTGAACCTCGGCCTCATGATGTTCGGCGCGATCGAGGGCATGTTCGGCATGCGCGATGGCGTCCTCGGCCTCGTCATCGGCGCCCTCGCCGTGCTGCTGGCCACCTATGCGCTGGTGCTCGACTTCACCTCGATCCAGCAGGGTGTCGAAAACGGCGCGCCCGCCAAGTACTCGTGGTCGGCGGCCTTCGGTCTGACCGTGACCATGGTCTGGCTCTACGTCGAGATCCTGCGCATCATCGCGATCCTGCGCGGCGACGACTAG
- a CDS encoding NAD(P)/FAD-dependent oxidoreductase produces the protein MPNTHQLSDRPRILVVGGGYVGLYVAKKLQKKVKAHGGIVTVVDPLPYMTYQPFLPEVAGGQIEPRHAIVSHRTHLGDAELVTGRVTAVDHDNRKAVVVPTEGEPFELEYQDVVMAAGAVTRTFPIPGLAESGIGLKTIEEAVALRNQVLERVETASMLPAGPERESALTFVVVGGGFAGIEAITEIEDMVRKAVSKNDRVEQDEIRFKLVEAMGRIMPEVTAEQAEWVVDHMRSRGIEVLLNTSLAKAENGKLELTDMTDKSSAGTFGADTLIWTAGVMANPMVRSTDFVVEQRGRLVTGQDLRLTNEDRTEVIEGAWAAGDISAVPDVTGGLPDGTCVPNAQHAVRQAKLLANNIYAHRYGVGRIKKYVHKNLGAVAGFGSWKGVAKVMGIKLKGAPAWIAHRGYHGLAMPTFERKFRVVGGWFLSLFFNRDTTQISDLQDPRGAFVEAATPKPKPEAKKDDAKAEAPKAEAKSSTAEAADKAEVAA, from the coding sequence ATGCCTAACACTCACCAGCTTTCCGACCGTCCGCGCATCCTCGTCGTTGGCGGTGGCTACGTCGGTCTCTACGTGGCGAAGAAACTGCAGAAGAAGGTCAAGGCCCACGGCGGCATCGTGACCGTTGTCGACCCGCTGCCGTACATGACCTACCAGCCGTTCCTGCCGGAGGTCGCCGGCGGGCAGATCGAGCCGCGCCACGCGATCGTCTCCCACCGCACCCACCTGGGCGACGCCGAGCTCGTCACCGGCCGCGTCACGGCCGTCGATCACGATAACCGCAAGGCCGTCGTCGTGCCGACCGAGGGCGAGCCCTTCGAGCTCGAGTACCAGGACGTCGTCATGGCCGCAGGCGCCGTGACCCGCACCTTCCCGATCCCGGGCCTCGCCGAGAGCGGCATCGGCCTGAAGACGATCGAAGAGGCCGTCGCGCTGCGCAACCAGGTCCTCGAGCGCGTCGAGACCGCATCGATGCTGCCGGCCGGTCCGGAGCGCGAGAGCGCGCTGACGTTCGTCGTCGTCGGCGGCGGGTTCGCCGGCATCGAGGCCATCACCGAGATCGAGGACATGGTCCGCAAGGCCGTCTCCAAGAACGACCGCGTCGAGCAGGACGAGATCCGCTTCAAGCTGGTCGAGGCCATGGGCCGCATCATGCCTGAGGTCACCGCCGAGCAGGCCGAATGGGTCGTGGACCACATGCGCTCCCGCGGCATCGAGGTCCTGCTGAACACCTCGCTCGCCAAGGCCGAGAACGGCAAGCTGGAACTGACCGACATGACGGACAAGTCCTCCGCCGGCACCTTCGGCGCGGACACGCTCATCTGGACCGCCGGCGTCATGGCGAACCCGATGGTTCGCTCGACTGACTTCGTCGTCGAGCAGCGCGGCCGCCTGGTGACCGGGCAGGACCTGCGCCTGACGAACGAGGACCGCACCGAGGTCATCGAGGGCGCCTGGGCTGCCGGCGACATCTCCGCCGTCCCGGATGTGACCGGCGGCCTGCCGGACGGGACCTGCGTTCCGAACGCCCAGCACGCCGTCCGCCAGGCGAAGCTGCTCGCGAACAACATCTACGCGCACCGCTATGGCGTCGGCCGCATCAAGAAGTACGTGCACAAGAACCTCGGCGCCGTCGCGGGCTTCGGCTCCTGGAAGGGTGTCGCCAAGGTCATGGGCATCAAGCTGAAGGGCGCACCGGCCTGGATCGCCCACCGCGGCTACCACGGCCTGGCCATGCCGACGTTCGAGCGCAAGTTCCGCGTCGTCGGCGGCTGGTTCCTGTCCCTCTTCTTCAACCGCGACACCACGCAGATCTCCGATCTGCAGGATCCGCGCGGCGCGTTCGTCGAGGCTGCGACGCCGAAGCCGAAGCCGGAGGCCAAGAAGGACGACGCCAAGGCCGAGGCGCCGAAGGCCGAGGCGAAGAGCTCGACCGCCGAGGCCGCCGACAAGGCCGAGGTCGCCGCCTGA
- a CDS encoding S8 family serine peptidase — translation MAQHAARSSRGMRRPLGALAVLAVAAGTVLIGPPANAAHPRDSQYWLEDYGIEEAWKTSRGEGVKVAVIDTGVDDSHPDLRGAVVGGTDSSGAGSSDGTEAIGPLPEHGTLVATMLAGRGNNETEIKRAEADAERQDIAYKRAKKKAEEEDEDPPEKPEPIEIPEPGPGDDGIIGVAPKAELLTASVWLGAENPAGVGIEEQIPNAVRWAVDQGADVINLSMGSTSTSWPQSWDEAFLYAEEHDVVVVAAAGNRAGGMTQVGAPATIPGVLTVAGVDREREASWDASTQGITIGVSAPADPLVGGLPGGGYAGWSGSSGAAPLVAGVAALIRSAEPDLPAADVINRILATADDAGDPGFDNIYGYGILDAEAALTTDVPPVESNPLGTIAEWIRVHRRADTDPSTEPAAPDQEATSSIDPVDAPRAAAPPERGEVLAPALLFGFGALALFVVAFGGARMARTRRLLQAQRVSEGTIADAEWKVGRGHDPFDDLPEKIK, via the coding sequence ATGGCCCAGCACGCCGCCCGATCGAGTCGGGGCATGCGCCGCCCCCTGGGCGCGCTTGCCGTCCTGGCCGTCGCCGCCGGTACGGTCCTGATCGGCCCGCCGGCGAACGCCGCTCATCCGCGTGACAGCCAGTACTGGCTCGAGGACTACGGCATCGAGGAGGCCTGGAAGACCAGTCGCGGCGAGGGCGTGAAGGTCGCCGTCATCGACACCGGGGTCGACGATTCGCACCCCGACCTCCGGGGTGCCGTCGTGGGCGGCACCGACTCCTCGGGCGCCGGGTCGTCCGACGGAACCGAGGCGATCGGCCCGCTGCCCGAGCACGGCACGCTCGTCGCCACCATGCTCGCCGGGCGCGGGAACAACGAGACCGAGATCAAGCGGGCCGAGGCCGACGCCGAACGGCAGGACATCGCCTACAAACGCGCCAAGAAGAAGGCCGAGGAGGAGGACGAGGACCCGCCGGAGAAGCCTGAGCCCATCGAGATCCCCGAACCGGGCCCCGGCGACGACGGCATCATCGGTGTCGCACCCAAGGCCGAGCTACTCACGGCCTCGGTGTGGCTCGGCGCCGAGAACCCCGCGGGGGTGGGGATCGAGGAGCAGATCCCGAACGCGGTGCGCTGGGCCGTCGACCAGGGTGCCGACGTCATCAACCTCTCGATGGGGTCGACGAGCACCTCCTGGCCCCAGTCATGGGATGAAGCGTTCCTGTACGCCGAGGAGCACGACGTCGTCGTGGTCGCCGCGGCCGGAAACCGTGCCGGCGGCATGACGCAGGTCGGCGCCCCCGCGACCATCCCCGGCGTGCTGACCGTGGCGGGTGTGGATCGCGAGCGCGAGGCCAGCTGGGACGCCTCGACGCAGGGCATCACGATCGGAGTCTCGGCCCCCGCTGACCCGCTTGTGGGCGGGCTGCCGGGCGGCGGCTACGCGGGTTGGTCGGGCTCCTCCGGGGCCGCGCCGCTCGTGGCCGGCGTCGCGGCACTGATCCGCTCCGCCGAGCCCGACCTGCCCGCCGCCGACGTCATCAACCGGATCCTCGCGACCGCCGACGACGCGGGGGACCCGGGTTTCGACAACATCTACGGGTACGGGATCCTCGACGCCGAGGCCGCGTTGACCACCGACGTCCCGCCCGTGGAGTCCAATCCGCTCGGCACGATCGCCGAGTGGATTCGCGTACATCGCCGCGCGGACACGGACCCCAGTACGGAGCCCGCGGCACCCGACCAGGAAGCTACCTCCAGCATCGACCCCGTCGATGCTCCGCGTGCCGCAGCCCCGCCCGAACGGGGAGAAGTGCTGGCGCCTGCGCTGCTGTTCGGGTTCGGTGCGCTGGCGCTGTTCGTCGTCGCCTTCGGCGGCGCCCGAATGGCGCGGACCCGCCGGCTGCTGCAGGCGCAGCGGGTCAGCGAGGGCACGATCGCGGATGCGGAATGGAAGGTGGGGCGGGGGCACGACCCTTTCGATGATCTGCCCGAGAAGATCAAGTGA
- a CDS encoding Ppx/GppA phosphatase family protein, producing MRVAAIDCGTNSIRLLIADVIHDDGVARLEDVAREMRVVRLGQGVDATGRFDDSALERTFAALDEYQELMTRHDVPATAVRFVATSATRDAENRQEFIDGVRERIGVEPEVVTGDDEAGLSFAGAVSVHPPRAGEQVLVVDLGGGSTEFVLGDEKGVSAARSIDMGCVRFTERFLHGDPPTDEEIAAAESEVARFIIEVQRDVDLTRVDRLIGVAGTITTITAHALDLDEYVPEEIDGAALPLGVVAAAATELLELPRERRAALPFMHPGRVDVIGAGALIWRSVVRHLATATGGRVVAAATSEHDILDGIALSVPVVAQ from the coding sequence ATGCGCGTCGCCGCCATCGACTGCGGAACGAACTCCATCCGTCTGCTCATCGCCGACGTGATCCACGACGACGGCGTCGCCCGCCTCGAGGACGTGGCGCGCGAGATGCGCGTCGTGCGACTCGGCCAGGGCGTCGACGCGACGGGCCGGTTCGACGATTCGGCGCTCGAGCGGACGTTCGCGGCTCTCGACGAATACCAGGAGCTGATGACGCGGCACGATGTGCCGGCGACCGCTGTGCGTTTCGTCGCCACGAGCGCGACCCGCGACGCCGAGAACCGCCAGGAGTTCATCGACGGCGTGCGCGAGCGCATCGGTGTGGAACCCGAAGTCGTCACGGGTGACGACGAGGCCGGGTTGAGCTTCGCCGGCGCCGTTTCGGTGCACCCGCCCCGGGCCGGCGAGCAGGTGCTCGTCGTCGACCTCGGCGGCGGCTCCACCGAGTTCGTTCTCGGCGACGAAAAGGGCGTCTCCGCCGCCCGCAGCATCGACATGGGCTGCGTCCGGTTCACCGAGCGGTTCCTGCACGGGGACCCGCCCACCGACGAGGAGATCGCCGCGGCCGAGAGCGAGGTCGCCCGCTTCATCATCGAGGTCCAGCGGGACGTCGACCTCACGCGCGTGGACCGCCTGATCGGCGTTGCCGGCACCATCACGACCATCACGGCGCACGCGCTCGACCTGGACGAATACGTCCCCGAGGAGATCGACGGCGCCGCGCTGCCGCTGGGCGTCGTCGCGGCGGCGGCCACCGAGCTCCTGGAGCTGCCGCGCGAGCGACGGGCCGCTCTTCCCTTCATGCACCCGGGGCGGGTCGACGTCATCGGCGCCGGCGCGTTGATCTGGCGGTCGGTCGTGCGTCACCTCGCGACCGCGACTGGCGGCCGGGTCGTCGCGGCCGCGACGAGCGAACACGATATTCTCGACGGGATCGCTTTGAGTGTCCCCGTCGTCGCGCAGTAG
- a CDS encoding DUF501 domain-containing protein codes for MPTEQDLDTLSRQLGRPVRDVVEIGARCVCGNPLVATTAPRLSSGIPFPTTFYLSHPVITSAVSRLEAAGLMAEMSERLEGDEQLAAAYRAAHEDYLAARDAIGARTGVGEVPEIAGVSAGGMPSRVKCLHVLVGHSLAAGPGVNPLGDEAIAGIAEWWTADRCYCGGAWPTTGEAPNRDRSRHVKTQEQQDVEAKKRDRAEARRRRAEQEQEDSGAE; via the coding sequence GTGCCGACCGAGCAGGATCTGGACACGCTGAGCCGGCAGTTGGGGCGCCCCGTGCGCGACGTCGTCGAAATCGGGGCCCGCTGCGTGTGCGGGAACCCGCTCGTCGCGACGACGGCCCCGCGGCTGAGCTCGGGCATCCCTTTCCCGACGACGTTCTATCTGTCCCACCCGGTGATCACCTCCGCGGTGTCCCGGCTGGAGGCGGCCGGCCTCATGGCCGAGATGAGCGAGCGGCTCGAAGGTGACGAACAGCTGGCGGCGGCCTACCGCGCCGCCCACGAGGACTATCTCGCCGCACGCGACGCCATCGGCGCACGCACCGGCGTGGGCGAGGTCCCGGAGATCGCCGGGGTCAGCGCCGGCGGCATGCCCAGCCGCGTGAAGTGCCTGCACGTGCTGGTGGGGCACTCGCTCGCCGCCGGCCCCGGCGTGAACCCGCTCGGGGACGAGGCCATCGCCGGCATCGCCGAGTGGTGGACTGCAGATCGCTGCTATTGCGGCGGCGCCTGGCCGACCACGGGCGAGGCTCCGAACCGCGATCGGAGCCGCCACGTCAAGACCCAGGAGCAGCAGGACGTGGAGGCGAAGAAGCGCGACCGGGCCGAGGCGCGCCGCCGTCGTGCCGAACAGGAGCAGGAAGACTCCGGGGCCGAGTAG
- a CDS encoding FtsB family cell division protein has protein sequence MSTRRPNMPRVNRDAQRAAERRAAEERAAEARAAEREAAEERARRESAKKKPASAARGGAKVVKLPKSQARLRERAALSDGIRSGGPRSGGEPPTARDNVDPVPMRSFSGRLIALAVVLAAVTIMLLPTVGVYMDQREELQELRANIAQLEEEQDGLETLIARWEDPAYIRQQARERINLVMPGERKYMVVGEPAPEESPLPENASPSEVRTDLPWVDALWDSVKRAATD, from the coding sequence GTGTCGACCCGCCGCCCGAACATGCCGCGCGTGAACCGCGATGCGCAGCGTGCCGCCGAGCGCCGGGCGGCCGAGGAGCGGGCGGCCGAGGCGCGCGCCGCGGAGCGAGAGGCAGCCGAGGAGCGGGCCCGGCGGGAGTCCGCGAAGAAGAAGCCTGCCAGTGCGGCCCGCGGCGGCGCCAAGGTCGTCAAGCTCCCCAAGTCCCAGGCCCGGCTGCGCGAGCGCGCCGCGCTCTCCGACGGGATCCGCTCCGGCGGTCCGCGCTCTGGAGGTGAACCGCCAACGGCCCGCGACAACGTCGACCCGGTGCCGATGCGCAGCTTCTCCGGCCGGCTGATCGCGCTCGCGGTCGTCCTGGCTGCTGTCACGATCATGCTGCTGCCGACCGTCGGGGTCTACATGGACCAGCGCGAGGAGCTCCAGGAGCTGCGGGCCAACATCGCGCAGCTCGAGGAGGAGCAGGACGGGCTCGAGACACTCATCGCGCGTTGGGAGGACCCGGCCTACATACGTCAGCAGGCGCGCGAGCGGATAAACTTGGTGATGCCCGGCGAACGCAAGTACATGGTCGTCGGGGAACCGGCACCCGAGGAGTCCCCGCTGCCGGAGAACGCCAGCCCGTCCGAGGTGCGCACCGATCTGCCGTGGGTCGACGCGCTGTGGGACTCCGTCAAGCGGGCGGCAACCGACTAA
- the eno gene encoding phosphopyruvate hydratase encodes MALIDAIHAREILDSRGNPTVEVEVLLSDGSLGRAAVPSGASTGEYEAVELRDGDKGRYLGKGVQKAVDVVIDDIQPALIGMDATDQRAIDQTMIDLDGTPNKAKLGANAILGVSLAVANAGAEASNLPLYKYLGGPNAHVLPVPLMNILNGGSHADSDVDIQEFMIAPIGAATFSEGLRWGVEVYHSLKSVLKEQGLATGLGDEGGFAPNLPSNRAALELIVEAIKKAGYTPGEQIALALDVASSEFFEDGAYQFEGKALSAQEMSDYYGQLVADFPLVSIEDPLDENDWDGWKTLTDDIGDKVQLVGDDLFVTNPERLGDGIGRGTANSLLVKVNQIGSLTETLDAVTMAQRAQYTTITSHRSGETEDTTIADIAVATNAGQIKTGAPARSERVAKYNQLLRIEEELGDAAAYAGREAFPRFNG; translated from the coding sequence ATGGCCCTGATTGATGCCATCCACGCCCGCGAGATTCTCGATTCCCGCGGAAACCCGACCGTCGAGGTCGAGGTCCTGCTCTCCGACGGTTCCCTCGGACGGGCCGCCGTGCCCTCCGGCGCCTCCACCGGCGAGTACGAGGCCGTCGAACTGCGCGACGGCGACAAGGGACGCTACCTGGGCAAGGGCGTGCAGAAGGCCGTCGACGTCGTCATCGACGACATCCAGCCGGCCCTGATCGGCATGGACGCGACCGACCAGCGCGCCATCGACCAGACGATGATCGATCTGGACGGCACCCCGAACAAGGCCAAGCTGGGCGCCAACGCCATCCTGGGCGTTTCACTCGCCGTCGCGAACGCCGGCGCTGAGGCCTCCAACCTCCCGCTCTACAAGTACCTGGGCGGCCCGAACGCCCACGTGCTGCCGGTCCCGCTCATGAACATCCTCAACGGCGGCTCGCACGCCGACTCCGACGTCGATATTCAGGAGTTCATGATCGCGCCGATCGGCGCGGCCACGTTCTCCGAGGGCCTGCGCTGGGGCGTCGAGGTCTACCACTCGCTGAAGTCCGTGCTCAAGGAGCAGGGCCTGGCCACCGGCCTCGGCGACGAGGGCGGCTTCGCCCCGAACCTGCCGAGCAACCGTGCGGCCCTCGAGCTCATCGTCGAGGCGATCAAGAAGGCCGGTTACACCCCGGGTGAGCAGATCGCCCTGGCCCTGGACGTCGCCTCCTCCGAATTCTTCGAGGACGGCGCCTACCAGTTCGAGGGCAAGGCCCTCTCGGCGCAGGAGATGAGCGACTACTACGGCCAGCTCGTGGCCGACTTCCCGCTGGTCTCCATCGAGGATCCGCTGGACGAGAACGACTGGGACGGCTGGAAGACCCTCACCGACGACATCGGCGACAAGGTCCAGCTCGTCGGCGATGACCTGTTCGTGACCAACCCGGAGCGCCTGGGCGACGGCATCGGCCGCGGCACGGCCAACTCCCTGCTCGTGAAGGTGAACCAGATCGGTTCGCTGACCGAGACCCTGGACGCCGTGACCATGGCCCAGCGCGCCCAGTACACGACGATCACCTCGCACCGCTCCGGCGAGACCGAGGACACCACGATCGCCGACATCGCCGTGGCCACCAACGCCGGGCAGATCAAGACCGGCGCGCCGGCCCGCTCCGAGCGCGTCGCGAAGTACAACCAGCTTCTGCGCATCGAGGAGGAGCTCGGCGACGCGGCGGCCTACGCCGGTCGCGAGGCCTTCCCGCGTTTCAACGGCTAG
- a CDS encoding MazG nucleotide pyrophosphohydrolase domain-containing protein, which translates to MAQQPGAVERLVQIIAELRQHCVWTRALTHESLVEYLVEESYELVEAIEERHPDDELRGELGDVLYQVVLHSAIAAERGSFTMEGVVNTLSEKLIRRNRHVFAADGSLLGDYPDSIEEIIASWDAAKRAERPERRDPFASLPRHLPALTLADKTLGRAGRAGADDAVVPAVGGGAAGADAPGSVTPSTEAELGEQLLRTVDLARRNGWDAERALRGAVARFTEDVTRALG; encoded by the coding sequence ATGGCCCAGCAGCCGGGAGCCGTCGAGCGGCTCGTGCAGATCATCGCCGAGTTGCGCCAGCATTGCGTCTGGACGCGGGCGCTGACGCACGAGTCGCTCGTCGAGTACCTCGTCGAGGAGAGCTACGAACTCGTCGAGGCCATCGAGGAGCGGCACCCGGACGATGAACTTCGCGGCGAGCTCGGCGACGTCCTGTATCAGGTGGTGCTGCACTCCGCCATCGCCGCCGAGCGCGGGTCCTTCACGATGGAGGGCGTCGTGAACACGCTGAGCGAGAAACTCATCCGCCGCAACCGGCACGTCTTCGCCGCCGACGGTTCGCTGCTGGGGGACTACCCCGACTCCATCGAGGAGATCATCGCCTCCTGGGACGCGGCCAAGCGGGCCGAACGCCCGGAGCGGAGGGACCCGTTCGCGTCGCTGCCGCGGCACCTGCCTGCGCTGACGCTCGCCGACAAGACGCTCGGGCGGGCCGGACGCGCCGGCGCGGACGACGCCGTCGTACCCGCGGTCGGCGGGGGAGCGGCGGGTGCCGACGCGCCCGGAAGTGTTACCCCGTCGACGGAGGCGGAACTGGGCGAGCAGCTGCTGCGGACCGTGGATCTGGCTAGGCGAAACGGCTGGGACGCGGAGCGCGCGTTGCGCGGCGCCGTCGCACGCTTTACCGAGGACGTCACACGCGCGCTAGGCTAG
- a CDS encoding adenosine deaminase produces the protein MIHTVYSPEFDFRTLPKVSLHDHLDGGLRPATIIELAAEIGHELPATEAEELGRWFFESADSGSLERYLETFDHTVAVMQTREALTRVAREFVEDLVADGVIYGEVRWAPEQHLREGLSLDDAVEAVQAGLEAGMADAESAGTPIQVGQIITAMRHAERSTEIAQLALRHRSRGVVGFDIAGAENGFPPSRHAEAFTLLAENMFPATVHAGEAAGLDSIREALVTGHATRLGHGVRVAEDIEIEFGGVDDDGEPVDESTGLVSLGPVANWVRDRGIALEVCPSSNLQTGAIAEFGDSIESHPIDLLYQTGFNVTINTDNRLMSGVGLSDEFELLVEAFDYDLDDFLELTLNAAEAAFLPLEEREVLVDYVNQAYAALGAGDDEDADDE, from the coding sequence ATGATCCACACCGTGTACTCGCCCGAATTCGACTTCCGAACCCTCCCCAAGGTCTCGCTGCACGACCACCTCGACGGTGGACTGCGACCTGCCACGATCATCGAACTGGCCGCCGAGATCGGCCACGAACTGCCCGCCACCGAGGCGGAGGAGCTCGGCCGCTGGTTCTTCGAGTCCGCGGATTCCGGTTCCCTCGAGCGCTACCTCGAGACGTTCGACCACACCGTCGCCGTCATGCAGACACGCGAGGCCCTGACCCGCGTCGCCCGCGAGTTCGTCGAGGACCTCGTCGCAGACGGCGTGATCTACGGCGAGGTGCGCTGGGCACCGGAGCAGCACCTGCGCGAGGGGCTCAGCCTGGACGACGCCGTGGAGGCGGTGCAGGCCGGGCTCGAGGCCGGCATGGCCGACGCCGAGTCTGCTGGCACTCCGATCCAGGTCGGCCAGATCATCACGGCGATGCGTCACGCCGAGCGCAGCACCGAGATTGCCCAGCTGGCCCTGCGCCACCGCTCCCGCGGCGTCGTCGGCTTCGACATCGCCGGCGCGGAGAACGGCTTCCCGCCCTCCCGCCACGCCGAGGCCTTCACGCTCCTCGCCGAGAACATGTTCCCGGCCACGGTGCACGCGGGCGAGGCCGCCGGCCTCGACTCCATCCGCGAGGCCCTCGTCACCGGCCACGCGACCCGGCTCGGCCACGGTGTGCGCGTCGCCGAGGATATCGAGATCGAGTTCGGGGGAGTAGACGACGACGGCGAACCAGTCGACGAGTCCACCGGTCTGGTTTCGCTGGGTCCGGTGGCGAACTGGGTGCGCGACCGCGGTATCGCGCTCGAGGTCTGCCCGTCCTCCAATCTGCAGACCGGCGCGATCGCCGAGTTCGGCGACAGCATCGAATCGCACCCGATCGACCTGCTGTACCAGACGGGTTTCAACGTCACGATCAACACCGACAACCGCCTCATGTCCGGCGTCGGGCTCTCGGACGAGTTCGAGCTGCTCGTGGAGGCCTTCGACTACGACCTCGACGACTTCCTCGAGCTGACGCTCAACGCCGCCGAGGCCGCGTTCCTTCCGCTCGAGGAGCGCGAGGTGCTCGTCGACTACGTGAACCAGGCCTACGCTGCGCTCGGGGCCGGCGACGACGAGGATGCGGACGACGAGTAG